From one Nycticebus coucang isolate mNycCou1 chromosome 14, mNycCou1.pri, whole genome shotgun sequence genomic stretch:
- the CCDC87 gene encoding coiled-coil domain-containing protein 87, producing the protein MERERPESELQRFYHRLLRPLSLFTTRSTPPEAQKRRPQDDQVLQSLLPARLTAASLCHQVSKLLASSGLTARVPTESRLRLIEVILSELKCSWREPPAELSLSNKTNQKLRKRLESYVLVSSEQIFLRYLHLLVTMSTSKRVFTESATLTRLTASLARDCTLFLTSPEVYRCLLADFLALLKVEQAPGAMDKLRPVCPAGVFKLCPIPWPHSTGFAQVPCSSLNLNYLVQLSRPLEFLSEPGLDPVKELKSIPQLKRKKPLRWLPAIGKKREIDISSSQIESPPSSSVTPTSEASLFPTTPLNFQLRRGQSMPSLREGWKLADELGLPPLPTRPLTPLVLAAESKPELAGDIVAEDLKKLMKVMKLEWTRYSPLDSGLPPLLGVVTYRPAAGHRMQELQRMLKNLQEEEDCGKWDLQPPKFPPLPPQPVTITLKLRNEVVVQAAAVQFSDRSFLDSFYVEPAGLLYNHLADELDAKVVEEMDIDRFVGNSVREVYKELISRVSTDHFCFDQGPLIEKAADKDWSTFLSSTFLSGEKHSRVINPELAGLYSQRVDTSQANAERGPSFSSPRTSKIWEKRSNKASWMNWWNTTLSMDDYLKYLNNHETDFLHVIFHMYEEEVPVVIEPPAKESLEIQHPPPLLEYEEPDFVPGEWDWNTVLEHRLGAGKTHLLGEPHKVLTLQKRLERLWSILEIPDQDRLDMAIKYSSNARLRQLPALVSSWERVLKPIQLREMLLGRLEWFERQASNPNRFFQKTHSGLGHPLEENYIRDHLHRKLNIVESSLVSLLEDIELIFGEPVIFKGRRYLDKMKHDKVEMLYWLQQQRRACHLIRARKASHHSALLRNPSSPSLITPGNTPITL; encoded by the coding sequence ATGGAGCGTGAGAGGCCGGAGTCTGAACTCCAGCGGTTTTACCATCGGTTGCTACGTCCGCTGTCACTCTTCACCACCAGGTCGACGCCCCCAGAAGCTCAAAAGCGCCGCCCGCAGGACGACCAGGTTCTGCAGTCCCTCCTTCCGGCGAGGCTGACAGCCGCGTCGCTGTGCCACCAGGTGTCCAAGCTGCTGGCCAGCAGCGGGCTAACAGCGCGGGTGCCTACCGAGAGTCGACTCCGTCTCATCGAGGTCATCTTGAGCGAGCTAAAGTGCAGCTGGCGGGAGCCTCCCGCCgaactcagtctgagcaacaagACCAACCAGAAGCTGAGGAAGAGGCTCGAGTCCTACGTGTTGGTCAGCAGTGAGCAGATCTTCCTACGCTACCTGCACCTGCTGGTGACCATGTCGACCTCCAAAAGGGTCTTCACTGAATCAGCCACCCTAACCCGGTTGACCGCCAGCCTTGCCAGGGACTGCACACTTTTCCTTACCAGTCCCGAAGTCTACCGTTGCCTGCTCGCTGATTTCCTGGCCTTGCTGAAGGTAGAACAGGCCCCGGGTGCCATGGATAAGCTGCGTCCGGTCTGCCCCGCTGGGGTTTTCAAGCTATGCCCAATCCCCTGGCCTCACAGTACTGGCTTCGCCCAAGTGCCGTGCTCTAGCCTCAACCTGAACTACCTCGTCCAACTCAGCCGCCCATTAGAGTTTCTCAGTGAGCCTGGACTGGATCCAGTGAAGGAGTTGAAGTCCATCCCCCAGCTGAAGAGGAAAAAGCCTCTCCGCTGGCTGCCCGCcataggaaagaagagagaaattgaCATTAGTTCATCACAGATTGAGTCACCACCCAGCTCCTCTGTGACTCCCACCAGCGAGGCTTCCCTTTTTCCCACCACACCTCTCAACTTCCAGCTCCGGAGAGGCCAGTCCATGCCTTCTCTGCGTGAAGGCTGGAAGCTGGCAGATGAGTTGGGTCTTCCTCCACTCCCGACTCGTCCCTTAACCCCGCTGGTCTTGGCTGCTGAGAGCAAACCAGAGCTAGCTGGGGACATTGTGGCTGAGGATCTGAAGAAGTTGATGAAAGTCATGAAATTGGAGTGGACTCGATACTCACCACTGGACTCAGGTCTGCCCCCTCTCCTGGGGGTTGTGACCTACCGCCCAGCTGCAGGGCATCGTATGCAGGAACTGCAAAGGATGTTGAAGAACCTCCAGGAGGAAGAAGACTGTGGAAAGTGGGACCTCCAACCTCCCAAATTCCCTCCACTTCCACCACAGCCAGTGACCATTACTTTGAAGCTAAGAAATGAGGTTGTGGTGCAGGCAGCTGCTGTGCAGTTCTCTGATAGAAGCTTCTTGGATTCTTTCTACGTTGAGCCGGCTGGACTCTTGTACAACCACCTGGCTGATGAACTGGATGCCAAAGTCGTGGAAGAAATGGATATTGATCGCTTTGTTGGCAATAGTGTCCGGGAAGTCTACAAGGAGTTGATAAGCCGTGTCTCTACAGACCACTTCTGTTTTGACCAGGGGCCCCTGATTGAGAAAGCAGCAGATAAAGACTGGTCAACCTTCCTGTCCTCAACCTTTCTAAGTGGTGAAAAACACTCTCGAGTCATCAACCCTGAGTTGGCTGGACTTTACTCACAGAGAGTGGATACCTCACAGGCCAACGCTGAGAGGGGTCCTTCCTTCTCATCACCCCGAACCAGCAAAATCTGGGAGAAGCGGTCAAACAAGGCCTCGTGGATGAACTGGTGGAACACCACCTTATCTATGGATGACTACTTAAAGTACCTCAACAACCATGAGACAGATTTCCTCCATGTCATCTTCCACATGTATGAAGAAGAAGTTCCTGTGGTGATAGAGCCCCCTGCCAAAGAATCCTTAGAGATTCAGCACCCTCCACCCTTGCTAGAATATGAAGAGCCAGACTTCGTGCCAGGAGAGTGGGACTGGAACACAGTGTTGGAGCACAGGCTAGGAGCTGGGAAGACCCATCTCCTGGGAGAACCCCACAAAGTCCTGACCTTACAGAAGCGTCTGGAACGGCTGTGGTCCATACTTGAGATCCCTGACCAGGACCGGCTAGACATGGCCATCAAGTATAGTTCCAATGCCCGACTGAGACAATTACCTGCCTTGGTGAGTTCCTGGGAACGGGTCCTGAAGCCCATTCAGCTGCGGGAGATGTTGCTGGGGAGACTGGAGTGGTTTGAACGGCAAGCTTCCAACCCCAACCGTTTCTTCCAAAAGACTCACTCAGGCCTGGGTCACCCCCTGGAGGAGAATTACATCCGAGACCATCTCCATAGGAAGCTCAACATAGTGGAATCTTCTTTGGTTTCCCTCCTCGAGgatattgagttaatttttggtGAGCCAGTGATCTTCAAAGGGCGGCGCTACCTGGATAAAATGAAGCATGACAAAGTGGAGATGCTCTACTGGCTGCAGCAACAGCGGCGGGCTTGCCACCTGATCCGGGCCCGGAAGGCTTCCCACCATTCAGCCCTGCTCAGGAATCCCAGCAGCCCATCGTTAATAACTCCTGGGAATACTCCCATTACCCTTTGA